The nucleotide sequence CACAAATGCCCATGGCCCTCACTGGTTGTCTGTTCAGTATGAGCAGCTCTTTTGTCAACAATTAAAGTTCTGCTAGGGTTTTATcacagttttccttttatttcctcaagAAAAGCATAGCCAACTAGTCAGAAATCCCCACATCGCTGATTTCCTCAAGTGATAGAGACCAGGCCAATCGGAAGAGTAATTTTCGTTGATGAAAGAAGATGGGGGGGCTGCACAGTGGGAACGCTGTGACCCTAGAAGAGGGTACAAAAGTGACAGAGTCTGGCCCTGTCATTCCACAGAGTGTCCACAGAGGAGCACATTCGGGCTACAAAGAAGTGGAGAGCAGGTGGTGGCAGGAGTCTGTGAAGAATTTTAACGTGTGTCCTCCTCCTGTGTCCCTTGGACATCCCTCTTCTGTGAGTCAATTCAGGCTCTCTGGTGTTTATGATAACATGATAAGGATTTCTCTCCCCGTTACCTAGACACTTCCAGGTTTGCAACTTATAGAAATTGTACTGTGATATATTTGTTGAAGGCCCTTTTGCTGCTGAGTTCTCTCTCACTAGGTGAATAGGTTCACCTGGACTCCATTGACCATATGTGTGCTGATTTGATCACTCTTGCTCAAGATGCTCCAGGTGTTCTAGGTTCTCCCTGCAGAGTTTTGGGCTGAGCTCTCTGGCTCTCACAGTGTGATATTGATGGAGGTATGAAAAAAATTATGTAGGGGAGGGTATATGAATATGTTCACATGGAAGGAGCACTCAACACCACCAGTTGAAACACgacttctttcctccctctgtacTTCTCTGCTCACCTTTCCTAGTCTCTCCATTTCCCACTCTCCAACTGTGTATCCCCATCTTCTGACCCTCTCCATAAATTTCTGTGGCCTTTCCTCATTGATAAGAACAGAATTGAAATCTGCAACTACCTACGACTGTCTTCCTACCTTTCTTACACCTGGGCTGGAGTTTCTTGGTTGTTATAGCTGCCGTTCAGGAATGAGAAGATACTAATAATAAACAGTAAATAGAACTTCTGTTCTTTAGCTTTCCAATGTTGGCAATATATAGGAAGTCTTTGTCATAGCTAATGGTAAGACGTGTACAACTTCTTACACTACTATCTGTCTTACTGTTTTAAGATTTAAATTCACTTCAACAATGTACTTATGAGCTGCTCAGAGTCACTCTCTCTTCCTAACTCAGAATGATTTCTTCTCACTGAAGACTGGTATCTCTGCTGTCAAGTTCTAAGTTCACCAATCCACCCTTTGTCTGAGGAACAGATAACAAAGGGTACAACTGAGGTCGGAAGCCATAGACAAATTCTCTCAGAAGCCTACACCAAGTAGAGAGAAGGTCCTTGCTTTCCACTGAGAGAAAGATCTTGGAGAATTAATGAAAAACAGTCATATTTTGGATAGAAATGCACAAGACAACGGGGTCTGGGAGTCTCTACAAAGGACGGTTCTCTAGACAAGTTCGTAGACTATGCTTCGTTGCTTATTTTAGCAAATGGGAAGTCTATGGATAAATGTTGTCACTCCTCAGTTTCCTATAGAAAGAGCTTTaaagctgggtgatggtggcacacgcctgtaatcccagcacttgggaggcaaaggcaggaaaatttctgagttcgaggccagcctggtctacagagtgagttccaggacagccagggctatgcagagaaaccctgtctcgggaaaaaacaaatccaaacaaaaacaaaaactaaaacaaaacaaagagctttAAAATGTATCACAATTAACCAGGCAGGTTTCATGATAAACATCACTAAGATGCAcacaatattttcctttaaaattatcttgtatcttaTGTCATTGGCTTAGTGTCGAATTGATAAGCAAAGACAGTTGCTCACAAActtgtaaagacatatacataggAACAGCAGACTACGGGGTGAAGAGATGTAGAGAAATCCAAGTAATATACAATAACTGAATTCTCTACCGTTGAGATCAGCATACCTATAAACAGTGATGTGAACTGGAGTGGGTTTAGGGaggaaaaatacaattaaaacagGAACGATAAAGTTTACCTCAGGGGCGGGAGGCAGCATCAAGGAAAGCAGTAGAAGGTAGACGACGGACTTTGGAGAAGGGCGCTGTGATGTGGCAAAACACGGAGAGGGCCTTAAAACAGAGCAGTTGGCATCGAAGCAGGAACAGTCAGCCAAGGAGCCAGCTCAGTGCGTGTCTACTGTGCCGCTGCTGGCCTTCCTTGGTTTCTTCTTCAAGACATCTGTGGCCAGATGTGAGCAGGAAGACAGTGAAGACCTgagatgggtagtgttcctcctcAGAGCAAGACCAACAAGGGAAGGCTGGATCATTTCTGGAAAAATTATTGATTTCTGGTAATGAGTGAATTGTGCTTGTTTTGGACCAAGCAGGAGAAGATCCTCCAGAGGACCGCTCTCTTCTGTGGGTGTGGTCTGCCCTCTCTACTACCTTCTCTCACCCTTTTACTGATTTTCTTCCCACCAccacttcctcccctctcccttcacttcttcccactccccttctctagctctgtctctttcttttatatttccctCCTTGATCTGCTACTCAACAGTAACACACTTATGTTAGAGCCAACGTTCGGAAGATCTTCAAGTAAATCCTGAAATCTCAAGTCAGTGAGAGTTAGTCTATATGGTCTCTGggtggaaataaaaagaaatattccaTCCTAATAGAATGTCTCTGTTCACATACAACTTTTGTTTCCGCAGGCAAAAAAATGAAGTCTCTGGTTATTGGGTTCTTGTGGCccttgctgctgctactgctgctgctgcctccagtGCTGATGCTGCAGGAGAACTATTGGGATTACAGGGAATACGAATTCGACCCAGAACTTCGTGACTTCCTTAGGGAGTATGAGAGCACTGGACCTACCAAACCACCTACCGTGAAAAGACTCATAGAAATGTTCACTGTTGGTGAACGACCTTTGAATACCTATGAGTACTGcaacaatgaaatcatgacaaAACAGATTCACTATAAGGGGCGCTGTTACCCAGAGCACTACATTGTAGGCGTGTCCTATGGAGAGCTAACAAAAGCCTGCGAAGGTGAGCCAGTGCAGTGTAAGAATGGTATTAAAATTTGCAGAAGAAGTATGCATCTAGTAGAAGGAGTGCGGTGTGTTTTAGAAAGTGGTGAGCGGATGGGAGACTGCAGATATGGAACCATCTACGTGACCGGTTATCCAGTTGTCACTTGTCAATGGGACGAAGACACCCAAATATTTATTCCTAACCATATATATAATATGGTACCACGCAAGTAGCAGGAAAGCATTGTGCACCAGAAATagttctctccccacccccaaccttctAGGTTTCTCAGAGCAGTTACACGTGGGAGTAGCTCATCCTTTAAAGTCTGATGCTGTTAATCAAAGCTGAGAATGGCAGTTTTGGTCCATTCACTCTGATCATgcacctccttccttttctgtctccaaagcacTGAATGTCAGCATGGGCTATGATCAGAGAACTCTAGCAGGTGTTTTCATAAAGGTCACAGAATGATCCATGACAGTAAGTCTCCAGCAAACAGATGACAAGCATGAaaagaagcaggggtggggggtgcgaGTTCAGGTCAATGCCTTCAGAGTTTTGGGAGCTAAGCAGAAGTTCCGAAGTTTGAGGTTTGTCAATGCCGCCAGGCAAAACCCTGGCAtaatcaaacaaagaaataaacatgcTTTAGAATAGCTGTCTGAAGAGCATCCGAATTTTCATGTGATTTTTCTAGTTGAAAAAGTTAAGTGCTTCACTCTAGTGACTGGCTCTGGGGTGCCTAGGAGGGTTTCTAGGACTGGATGGCTTTTTCCATACACAACGTCAACTTCTTTCAGACTTGAATGCAGTGCATCTTTCCAgcgctgtgtttgtgtgtactttACTTTGCACACTCTTTCCATTTAGTACAATAAGGTACCACGAAGGAGGAAATCCGGGCAATGAGAGCCTCAAGATAAAAGCCTTTATGAAGATCCTAGGGAAGCCAAGTCCCCAGAGCTCTTCCCAGTTAGTTGTCAATGTTTGTGAGAAGGCCCACAAACAGTGGGGCTGGAGCCCAGACATAAGTCTTCACCAAGACTTTCCCATTAGTCAGTAAATTAAGGCCTGGGTCTGGcagttcttttcattttctaaagagaaaggtATAGGGAAACCTTGCCTCCAGAAGCCTCACCTGGGAGGCTTTTGACTGTGATGTTGAATAAGTAGAAGTCCTCATGAACTCTTTTGAACCATTGACACCCTTACACTTCAATAGAGCCTTGACAGGGAGCTGCAAAAACTACACATGGCTGGCCTGGTACAGGCTGTGAACCATTTCATCTGGCCAGGATGACATCATGGATTCTTTATGTATACACAATCGTACTTAGAGGAGTACAGTGTGGCACTATTGAGGCATAAAAGGAGTCAAGTAGCTATCACTCCAGAACTGCCAATCTTATccaaataccttttaaaaataccAATAGAAATGGGGTCggggatggtggtgcatgcctttaaccccagcactcaggaggcagaggcagggtgatctCAGTGATTCAGAGGCCAGCTtcatctacatagcaagctccaggacacaTAGAACTTCACAGAGTGTTCAGTctcaagacagaaaagaaaaaaagaaatacaattatgATTATATGGATATTTCTTCTTAACTTATACAATCTGAGAAATTCAGAAGTTGGCCTCAACTCACCGGATGCCTTACCAAAGCCTATCGTGCTTTAAATGTGTTCTACAGTTGTTACCAGTGTGATACTATTAGAGAGTTAGGGTTTTAAAGATAATTGTGTAATGAAGGATTATTTCTTCTAGATAGAATTAAGACCACTATAACGATAGCTTCATGTAGGTTGAAGCTTCTTCTTTTACGCATTTTCCATACATCAAGCATCCTCCGTGTATCCTTAGAAAAGCCAATCTTTTTCCTTATCCACAAAGTGGAGGAATCAGAAAATAAACACCTTTTGACCAACAAACAACCATTTCACTTACAATTTTGTCAGGTCCCAGTCTACTGAAGGATATGACAAGTCATAGCACCAAGAATTTTGCTATTACTACACAGTAAGGATTGACTTGTCTATGAGTCTTCTTGGTGCTATTTTAACCATCATTTCTTATGAATTCAGACAAACAGTAAGCCTTACCACAGCACTATTTCTCCCATAATCACAATCTCTCatagaatatttttctattattatataAGTGACTCTGTCATTTTGTTCATCTTAAGTCTAGGTGTCAGGGATGACATTGGTCTCAGTGGCAAAACGTTTTTCTAGGCAAGTATAATGCTCTGGATTTGATATTCAAaccacaaaaaaatttaaaacaaagactgggtgtggtggtgcttgcctttagtCAAAGTACTCAGGAGTCAGTGAGTGGATCTGTGTGAACTTGAGCTGGTCGACTTAGTGGGCTGCATGCGAatgatctacatagtgaggtctATCTCAAACAACCAAAGCAAAGAAACCTCACGTAAAagcttccttccccccccccgcccctttttTTGTTTAAAGACATTCATAATCACTTCTTAGTCAAACACCTCACGATCAACAAAAAGACAATACAGTTTGTTCTAATACAAATTTCTGTCTTTAGGATATATCTCTTAAGGGCTAAGAATGTATATAGTTTGGTAGAGTACTAGACGAGCATGCACAaaactctgggttcaattcccagcactgcatagaACTGGAAATGGCACATGCCTGTTATCGTAGCACACAGCAGATAGGAATAAGAGGATCAGAAATTGATgggtatttttaattataaaattacttTGAAAACAGAATGGGGTACATGAAACTATGTCTCAATAAGTTAatcaatttaattaataaaaattaaaaacatcttATGGTGGGTTATATTTATGATCTCAGGCATACTTGGGAGGTTAAAGAGGATTGTGgtaagtctgaggccaacctgtcGAGTTTCAGGCTAGTCCTAGCTGCATAGTTAGAtaccatctcaaaataaaataaaaaacagaagagaGATACAAGCATTTCTCATATATTTGAGATACAAAACTTGACATTTAAGAGCAGTCAATAAAGAAACATCGCTTGTTACATTTGAAACATTCATTGATCTTTGCTGACTTTGAGAGCACACATCCTCCCTCTCCAGATTTTACAGCTGGAAGATTACAAAAGGGGAACTATGCAGTTCCCCTTAAGAGATCAAAGCAGGTATCTCTATCAGCAGAGTCCTCTGGGAGTGAACTTTTATTCACATCAAAAGAATAAATTAGCTGTGTCCAATGAAAGGTTTTCAGCTTGAGGACATCTGTCCCTAAAGCCGGGTTTCTGCTTGTTTCCTAAGCATTCGTTTATACATCCGAAGAGAGCAGGATGCATTAGGATGCATTAGCAAAGGAGCATGCTTATCTCCTCCTATGTCAAAAACAGCAAACAGACTACCAGTGTCGCAGAGTCTCTCCTCCTGTTTTACTGAAATACCCTGGTTTTAAAAAGGTCGAATTAAGCTGCCACATTACTAAATGTTTTGGTATTGCAGCCTGGGCATTTATCAATTGAAACCAAGCCATTTTAGGTTCTTCTGCTATTTCACATTCTATTCTCAGTCATTACCACTTGGTAATAATCTAAGTATTAAGTATTAAGTATTAAGATGAATAAATGAcaaatctttatatttatattctgatGAATCGGTTACTTTTTTTCACACACACTCTAGCAGGTCCTCTTCAATTTGAATAGGTTGCTGAAGATTTTAAGAGGGATATATTTGTCAAACTCTATTATAAACTAAGATATTGGAGGaccatttattatttaattttattaataaaggGACACTGAACATCTATTTGTACCTCACTTGTAGAATGTCTGTTCCCCACAGTTTAGGGAAGACTGCAGTGATAAAATAAACTAGGTCCAGATCTTAGACTGTGGACATGGTAGCCTTTCCCAGTGACGAAGGAAGTGAGAGAGTGGTTTGGATTAAAGTGTGAGCTCCAGCAGCCTTCATAAGCTAGGCTCAGCCCATTAAGCAGACAGTGCTAGcaaaaagcagagaaaagagaTTATGTCGTTGTAACTACACTGAGAAGATGAACAAGTAAAGAGCTAGGGTAGGTAGCCTACCATGTTCATCTTCAGAATTGTGACATGAGATTAGGgggtaaacagaaaaaaaaaaaaaagaattacacaaCCAGGCAGTCCTGGTCATAATGTGTAAATCATCAGAACGGGGTGAAATCTTTCTCAGAGACCAGCTGTCCCTTGAAGTGATTCTAGATTccagacttttctttcttctagcaTGAGACTTCCATGGAAATTCCAATTTCTTGGGACCTATTGACTCAAAAGTCTGAAAGCTGAAGGCAGGGACATGTGGGTCTCTTTAGAATCTCATCTTTTCCCACCACAGTTGCACCAACAGTACACATTTCCACTCCTTAACCTTTGGAGATCTCTTACAATAAATATACTGGCAAATGATCAAACTACAACACCAAATTTTCAGAGAAATGGACTTCAAGACTACTAATACCTCACCTGGTGGAAGTCTTTTCCTAGGACTTTTGAGACAATTTATAGTGATAAAAATTCAACAAGCTAATGAAGACCTTAAATAGGTAACTCTGTAAGTAGCTTTGGCAAAAACTATAGGGAAACTAACAAAGACTATGCCAAAAAGTGTGTCTCGAATATTAAAGAAGTCAAAGATAAGAGACTCTAAAGACTGAATCCGAAAACTCTTAGAAATTATAAACACTTAAGAAAGTATTAGgacacaaacaaaatacaaaaactgATAGCGTCCCTAAATACTACTAATGAACATGCTGAGGAAAAATCAGAGGGGGAAAATTCCacacaaaatgctcacaggagcaaatatggagacaaagagtagagcagagactgaaggaaaggccatccagagactaccccacctgaggatccaacccgtatacagtcaccaaacacagacactattgtggatgccaagaagtgcttgctggcaggagcctgatatagctgtctcctgaggggctctgtcAGAGTCTGACatatacagaagcagatgcttgcagccaaccattggactgagtgtggggggagaggagggtccctgagggaggagtgagagaaaggactgaaggagctgaaggggtttgcaactccataggaagaacaacaatatcaaccaaccagagctcccagggtctaaaccatcaaccaaggagtacatacagtgggacccatggctccaacatatgtagcagaggatggccttgtcagccatcaatgggagaagaggcccttgaccctgtgaaggcttgatgcccccgtgcagggaggcaggaatggggaacacctcatagaggcaggaggagcagggatgAGATAGGGAGTTTGGGGCAGGGAGAtcggggaaggggataacatttgaaatgtaaataaataagatattcaataaaaaacccttcaaaaatatataagataaaCCTATCCTAGAAAGAGCAGACTTCTgcaatacatttaaaacaaataccaaagaaagaaattaaagaagacactAGTAGATGGGAAGACCTTGCTCCTGGATTGCAGAATTGAAATCATGAATATTCGTGGATTGCTAAACAATAATgtatagattcagtgcaatcctgtCCAAAATTCCAATATTCTTCACAAAACTAGGAAAAAGAATCTTAAACtcatatgtaaatttaaaaaaaagagagaccctgattatcaaagcagaaagcaacaCCAGAGCTATCAAAATGCCTGACTTCAACTTATATTACAGATCCATAGTAGCAAAGGCTGAATGAAGTAGTCCAAACCAAGGCAGACAAGTgctgcatgctctctctctcatatgctCGTCCAACTTTGAATCCCTAGATTAGTATGTGTAACTTGGAGTAAGACCAGGAGGCTAGAAAAAAACAttagaagaaggagagaaagccGAGTGCTCCAGAGAGTAGGGATGTTAGAACTCACATGGTGTGAAAGGGGAGCAGGAACACTAGGGCTGAGCAAGCTTGCATAACAGTAGgggtaagattggtaaagatcttttcccaatttgttggttgccgatctgtcctcttgatggtgtcctttgccttacagaaactctgtaaccttatgaggtcccatttgtcaattcttgctcttagagcatacgctattggtgttctgttcagaaactttctccctgtaccgatgtcctcaagggtcttccccagtttcttttctattagcttcagagtgtctggctttatgtggaggtccttgatccatttggatttgagcttagtacaaggagacaaggatggatcaattcgcattcttctgcatgctgacctccagttgaaccagcaccatttgttgaaaaggctatcttttttccattggatgttttcagcctctttgtcgaggatcaagtggccataggtgtgtgggttcatttctggatcttcaatcctgttccattgatcctcctgcctgtcactgtaccaataccatgcagtttttaacactattgctctgtagtattgcttgaggtcagggatactgattcccccagattttcttttgttgctgagaatagttttagctatcctgggttttttgttgttccagatgaatttgataattgctctttctaactctgtgaagaattgagttgggattttgatgggtattgcattgaatctgtatagtgctttaggcaaaatggccattttaactatattgattctaccgatccatgagcatgggaggttttcccattttttgaggtcttcttccatttccttcttcagagtcttgaagttcttgccatacagatctttcgcatgtttggtaagagtcaccccaagatactttatactgtttgtggctattgtgaagggggtcatttccctaatttctttctcagcctgtttatcctttgagtataggaaggccactgatttgcttgagttgattttgtaacctgccactttgctgaagttgtttatcagctgtaggagctctctagtggagttctttgggtcacttaggtagacgatcatgtcgtctgcaaataatgatagtttgacttcttcctttccaatttgtatccctttgacctccttatgttgtcgaattgcccgagctagtacctcaagtacaatattgaaaagataaggagaaagggggcagccttgtctggtccctgatttcagtgggattgcttcaagtttctctccgtttagtttgatgctggctaccggtttgctgtatattgcttttactatgtttaggtatgggccttgaattcctgttctctccaagactttaagcatgaaaggatgctgaattttgtcaaatgctttttcagcatccaatgaaatgaccatgtggttttgttctttgagtttgtttatgtagtggattgtattgatggatttccgtatattgaaccaaccctgcattcccgggataaagcctacttgatcatggtggatgatcgttttgatgtgttcttggattcggttggcaagaattttgttgagtatttttgcatcgatgttcataagggaaattggtctgaagttctctttctttgttggatctttgtgtggctttggtatcagcgtaattgtggcttcgtagaaggaattgggtagtgttccttcggtttctattttgtggaatagtttgaagagtattggtgttaactcttctttgaaggtctggtagaattctgcactgaaaccatctggtcctgtgctttttttggttggaagactttctatgactccttctatttctttaggctttatgggactgtttagatggtctagttggtcctgatttaattttggtatttggtatctgtcaaggaaattgtccatttcctccagattctccagttgtagaAAACCGAactaccctattaaaaaatggggtacagagttaaacaaagaattctcacctgaagaacttcggatggcggagaaacatcttaaaaaatgctcaacttcattagtcattagggaaatgcaaatcaaaacaaccctaagatttcatcttacaccagtcagaatggctaagattaaaaattcaggagacagcaggtgttggagagggtgcggagaaagaggaacactcctccactgctggtggggttgcaaattggtacaaccactctggaaagcagtctggcggttcctccgaaaactgggcacctcacttccagaagatcctgctataccactcctgggcatatacccagaggattccccaccatgtaataaggatacatgctctactatgttcatagcagccctatttataattgccagatgctggaaagaacccaggtatccctcaacagaagagtggatgcaaaaaatgtggtatatctacacaatggagtactattcagccattagaaacaatgaattcatgaaattcttaggcaaatggatggagctagagaacatcatactaagtgaggtaacccagactcaaaaggtgaatcatggtatgcactcactaataagtggttattaacctagaaaactggaatacccaaaacataatccacacatcaaatgagatacaagaagaaagcaggagtggtccctggttctggaaagactcagtgaaacagtatttggcaaaaccagaacggggaactgggaaggggtgggagggaggacaggggaagagaagggggcttacgggactttcggggagtggggggggggctagaaaaggggaaatcatttgaaatgtaaataaattatatcaaataaaaaaaaaaaaaaaaaaaaaaaaaaaaaaaacagtagggGTAAGAGGATAGGAGGAGGGCAAAGGTGGGAAGGAAAGCTACCAACACTAAAGGTGTAGGGAAAGCCCATAGAAAATTACTATATTTTAATTCAACTTAAAAGCACAAtgttaagccaggcagtggtggtgtacaccatTAAtttcagtgctcaggaggcagaggtaggtggctcTCTGaggatgaggccagcctggtctacagtgtgagttgcAGGACCATCAGCATTACATGGAGAAACAATGTcacaagacaaaaagaaacaaaacaaaacaaacacaaacacaaaacaaagatgCAGAAAAGCCAAAACCAATCCAACAAAAATGCAATTTTAAAGAGTTTGGGGACTGGAGAAATAGCAcactgattaagagcactgactgctcttcaagaggaccaaagttcaagtcccagatcccacgtgatagctcacaactgtttgtaactgtAGTTCCAAGGGACATAACATCCTCTTCTGTTTTccctgggtaccaggcatgcaagtggtgcaCAGCCATATGTTGAGTCACGCTTGGCCATGTGTAAGGAA is from Apodemus sylvaticus chromosome 8, mApoSyl1.1, whole genome shotgun sequence and encodes:
- the Rnase9 gene encoding inactive ribonuclease-like protein 9, with the protein product MKSLVIGFLWPLLLLLLLLPPVLMLQENYWDYREYEFDPELRDFLREYESTGPTKPPTVKRLIEMFTVGERPLNTYEYCNNEIMTKQIHYKGRCYPEHYIVGVSYGELTKACEGEPVQCKNGIKICRRSMHLVEGVRCVLESGERMGDCRYGTIYVTGYPVVTCQWDEDTQIFIPNHIYNMVPRK